One Microcaecilia unicolor chromosome 8, aMicUni1.1, whole genome shotgun sequence DNA window includes the following coding sequences:
- the LOC115476786 gene encoding chemokine-like receptor 1: MENFTQTPSFSTNVTSYNSDDYFRLYYIMQMLLVVSYSITCLLGLAGNGLVIWITVFRMKKTVNTVWFFNLAIADFIFDAFLPISIVETMDNNWVLGKVMCKVHTAVLYLNMFASIAFLTIISIDRCISTVCPVWSNNHRTPRLATAITLVIWFMALITSSPYPAFYDLVYYPNNSVVYCDMSYGISQEDYTEEAYFKWHLRNSSMIITRFLCMFLIPFFIIVVCYAVIVLTLKRKRNLVKSSKPFKVIIAILVCFFFCWFPYHVYPFLDDVVTPYLIPWKVRLILKPLTCILAFFNSCINPILYVFMGQDFKKKVKISFLGVFERAFTEGTRNQLKDMTEMCIL; this comes from the coding sequence ATGGAGAACTTCACCCAGACTCCTTCCTTCTCAACCAACGTCACAAGCTATAATTCTGATGACTATTTTAGACTGTATTATATAATGCAAATGCTATTGGTGGTGTCCTATAGCATAAcctgcctgctgggcttggctGGCAATGGACTGGTCATTTGGATTACCGTCTTTAGGATGAAAAAGACAGTGAACACCGTGTGGTTCTTCAATCTGGCTATTGCAGACTTCATCTTTGATGCTTTTCTCCCAATATCCATTGTTGAAACAATGGATAACAACTGGGTCCTTGGCAAGGTGATGTGCAAAGTGCATACGGCAGTGCTGTATTTGAATATGTTTGCCAGCATTGCCTTTCTGACCATCATCAGCATTGATCGTTGCATTTCAACAGTTTGCCCCGTGTGGTCCAACAATCACAGGACACCCAGGTTGGCTACTGCCATTACACTAGTCATCTGGTTTATGGCTCTCATTACCAGCTCCCCTTATCCCGCTTTCTATGACTTAGTCTATTACCCGAATAACAGCGTCGTTTACTGCGACATGAGCTATGGCATCTCTCAGGAAGACTACACAGAAGAAGCCTATTTCAAATGGCATTTGAGAAATTCAAGCATGATTATCACACGATTCCTGTGCATGTTTCTAATTCCCTTTTTCATCATTGTTGTCTGCTACGCTGTCATTGTGCTGACTTTAAAAAGAAAGAGGAACCTGGTCAAGTCCAGCAAGCCCTTCAAAGTCATTATAGCCATCTTAGTGTGCTTTTTCTTCTGTTGGTTCCCGTACCATGTCTATCCTTTTCTAGATGATGTCGTCACCCCATATCTAATCCCATGGAAAGTTCGCTTGATTCTGAAACCCCTCACATGCATTCTGGCCTTTTTCAACAGCTGCATCAACCCCATCCTCTATGTCTTCATGGGTCAGGACTTCAAAAAGAAGGTCAAAATATCCTTCCTGGGGGTGTTTGAAAGAGCCTTCACTGAGGGAACCAGAAACCAGCTTAAAGATATGACTGAAATGTGTATCTTGTGA